AATATTCGCGATTTTGGTGAATGGACTTATTATGGAAGATACACCCAATGATGGTTACAATGCATCCTTGTTAAGACATCGCTCAGAGTTGCGTCCTTATTTCTGGTTACAACTTTACGTTATTGGTATGAAAGCACAGGGCAAAGGTTATGAAGAAATCAATCCGAGTTTTATTAAATCGATTCCACTTCAAGATTGTGACAATCCAATCGGTTTAACGGCTCAACTAATATATATCGAATCTTTGAAGTCAAATCGTGAGCGCATTGAAGCGTATGAAGCGCTTAAAGATCTTGAAATGATCCCGATTCAAAAAGTGTTTGTGGATTTAGACCATGCTTCATGTTTAATGTTGGAAGGGGAGGTTGTGGAACCCACTCCAATGATGAATACCATTGTGAAGAAAATCAAAGGCAATCCAGATTGTTTAAAATTTGAATTTTTGAAAGCGTTAGTAATTGAGAATGATGAAGTTCGTGCTTCTCAGATACTTCAAAATTTTGAAAAAGAAACTAAAAATTACCCATACCGTCATGATGTCGCATTAATCTATAAAGAACTTGTGGATTTTAAACAAGAGTATTGTCATGCAGATGTTTGAGAAGATGATTCGTGGAGACATGTATCGTAGCGATGATCCAACATTAATGAAACTCAACTTAAAAGCAATACAGTGTACGATCCGTGCAAATCAAGAAGCAAATGGCACAGTACGTTCGGATATTTATCGGGAAATACTTGGGAGTGCTCCTGAAACCTTTTGTATTTGTCCAGGCTTTGCATGTGACTATGGTGTAAACATTCATCTTGGAGATCACTTTTTCGCAAATCATAATTGTGTCATGCTTGATGTCTGTGAAATCCGTTTTGGTGATTATTGTATGTGCGGACCCAATGTCCAAATTTATACAGCTACGCATCCACTTGACCCTTCGACACGAAGTTCAGGATGGGAGTATGGAAAACCAGTAAGTATTGGAAAAAATGTTTGGCTTGGTGGAAGTTGTATTCTATTACCCGGCGTTTCCTTAGGGGATAATGTAGTGGTCGGAGCGGGATCTGTTGTTACACAGAGTTTTGGAGATAATGTTGTTCTTGCGGGAAATCCTGCGAAAATTATTAAAACGATTCAATAAAAAAAGTCCGAAATGGACTTTTTTTAGTAGGCAGGTTCTTCAAAGTATTGTTTTCCAATTTCATTAAAATAAAACTGCTGACATTCTTTGTCATTTAAAAGGGAATCGATATAGTGATGTAAATCGATGACTTCATCCTTTTTATGAATACTCATGCATGATTCATAGTTTGAGTAAAAACCGTTTTTTGTAAAGTTGAGAGAACCAATAAAAGCAACATCATCCACGACATACAGTTTTGTATGTAGCTTTTGATAGCGGTTGGTTTTCCAGATAGAGATTGGCATATTGGGTTCGTAAGAGTAGCTATAAATGGGTGTCTTATGAACGTGGTCGAAATATTTGAAATTTGCGGTGAAAAGCGCCACAACAGCAATCATTTCAAACCAAAACCCAACAGTACCTTTAAGTGTTATCGCATGCGCGAGAATAATAAAATTAACAAAACACCACCCTAATGCAATAAAACGGCCCATACGTTTCTTTCGTAATGCTTCATCACTTTTAATACGCGTTTGGGTGAACAGAGTGTGCGCCAAATCTTGATTTGCTTTTTGACCTTGTTTATAATCCCATGTGAATACTAAACCCGTTGCGATACCTGCTTGATGTTGTTTAATTAACTTTTGTACATAATCCTTATTAACATAAGGGGATACAATCTTAATTGTTTGTTTACTTTGATTAAAACATGTCATAATTTCTTTTCCGGCACCTTTACCAATATAAAGATCCCCATCGACACGACTTAAATTTAAATGATTAGACACAATAAATCTCCTTTAATAACGATACACATCATAAATAAGGAATCGATGACTTACAAGTTTATCCTTTCAATCACACAAAAAACGAGTATTAAGAAGTCAAAAATATAGATACATAAAATAAAAAGCCATCATACGATGGCTTTATGTCTAACTCGATTTAATAGTTTTTGTGAATCGATAGTTTCGATTTCATTAGCATCAATATAGAGCAGATTCGTTAACGTTTCTGTTTCGGTAAAGTCTAATTTAGGGCGAACTCGTTTAAGTGCTTTTTCGATTTTATGAATTTGATCAAAAGGATCCAATGCATCATTGGTTATGATTTCTTTACAAACAATGTAATGATACAGAAGTTCTTTTTGATCTCGTTTCGGAAATAACTCAAGGAGTACGTTTTGAATCATTTGCTTTTGTTGCTCACCACGTGGAAAGACTTGTTTGAGATATTTTTCCCGATCTCGATCAAGATCTACTTTAGGACGAAAATTAAACCAATTATCAATACTCATGGTATCACTTCCTTTTACCCTATTGTATCACGCTTCATGGCTTTATACTGTTTTCTTAATTTTTTTAATGCCCAGTCGTAATGCGAGGAGGTAGCACTGATAAAATATGCACCTAAGGTTGTTGTTTTGGTAAATGGGTATACCTTTCTATCAAATAATGATTCTTGCGTATGGTTATGTATACGACTCACAACTTCTGCATGGGTATTTTGAATTTCGGTAAGTGCCTCTTCTAATGTTGTATTTTGGTAGGCTTCCCATATTTTATGATTTAGTTCAGGTGTTGTTTTCCATGTGAATCCTTTTGCGGGAATATCCGGCATTCCATTTTCTATAACACCGATTTGATACCATCGGATCATCATTTTATGCCATTCGATTAAATGACATAAAACGTCACGTAAGTTACGATCTCGATCTTCAAGTACAAATGGAGCGTTACGCTCTTCTTCGCTCAAAGAATCGATAAATTCATTTAATTTATTAAAGTTTACAGTTGCTGCTTCAAGCAGCGTTTCTTTAGTTTGTGGACGTGCCATGATTTTCTTCTCCTTTTTAAATTATCTTTTATTCAAGATTGAGACTCGCGTTTTCGTAGTCCATGATAGTGCTTTTTACAGACCCACCAAGATGTTGTTCAACAAATGTTGCAAGGTGGTGGGTAGCCTTCTCTAAATCGTCGCGACGTGTTGGATCGACACACTCAATAATTAAGAATGCATTCGTTGTGTCATCCGTTAACATGGTGCGTTGACCATCACGCCAATTCCAACAACGACAAACCGCACCCACATCATCAACGTATGCGATTTCTCCAGGGAGTGTATTATCAGGTTCAGAATCACCAAGAGCCATAAAGGAATCATTTCCTTGAGTTTTAATTAATTGTAATGCCCCAACGAAAGTATCAATGTCTTCACCACCGCAAGGAAGCCCATAGGTCAATGAGATTGCATTATAGATATCAACGAGAGGATTGATTGATCCAATCGTATTGCCCTTAGAAACCCGCTTTAATAAAGCCTCAATCGAGACACGCGCTCCTTTTTTAGTTTTAAACTTTTGATATGCATCACGCCATACAGAAACTACAGCATTTTGACTTAAAACATCTTCGGTAAGATACTTTTGAGCTTCATGATGACTCTCATCAAGAAATTTAGAAATTGCAGTCATCGCTTCTGGGGTAAGATCCTTGTTTTGGACATCGTGTGCAAGTACAATCCCAAAACAAGCATCAGGAAATAAAGACCAGAAATCATCAGTTATTATAAATTGTTTCATGGAAGTTCCTTCTTTCTATATGATTATTATAATACATTGGTGTGAAGGGGAACTTGTAAATGTGATGAAAAAAGTAAAGCATGTTCTTAACTTAGAGATAAGCGTGTATTTGTTCATAAGCGATTGGAATCGCTTTAAGGAGTGTTTGTGTCAGTGCATTAAGATCTTCAAAGTTTGGATGGGTCACTAAATCCTTAGCGACGATATACCACTGAGGCATCTCATCAAAAGTATTAAGTGGGGTATCTTTGAAGACGTTCCAATATTTTTTTTGAATGGGTTTTGTCCGTCCCATAAGCCAAAGTTCAAAGGTCATCGCTTGATGATTTAAAATCAGACCGAGTTTTAAACCCTGTGATCGAAGAAAATCATCATCAAAATAAAAGTAAGTGTAATCAAGATAACCATTCAGAACGGATTTTGCCGTGAATGAATCAAGTTTGAAATTACGTTGAATCTCATTCATTGTGTCAATTAAATATTTGTGCGTTGAAGGCATGTCGTGTTGATTAATGCTTTCTTGGTACTGTGAGATGCGGTGATTTATCGATGTTTTCATAATAATCTCCTTTAAATAAACTATAGCAAATCTTATTTTTAAAAACAATTAACCGGAATAAGCGCAAAAAAAAGTCATTACCGAAGTAATGACTGTGATTTAATAATTGGTGCGGGCGAGAGGACTCGAACCTCCATGCCGAAGCGCTAGATCCTAAGTCTAGTGTGTCTGCCAATTTCACCACGCCCGCGTATTCACTTTGTATTGCTAATAGATTATAACAAGCCATTTCTAAGAAAGCAATACCCAAATTCAATAAAAATTAAAAAAGAATGAAAATATAAAAAAAGCGGCCTAAAACCGCTTAAATAGTGATTATACGTACACAATTTTGATTTCGCCAAGGGTTACATCACCCGTTAAGGTTAATGTAGGACCATCAACGACTGTATTTCGATGGGGATCACTGACACTTGCAAGTGTATTATCAATATTATTAATAACGTTGATATTATAAGGAATAAACAATTTTACCTGACCAAATGCGCAACTTACTTCAAGTTGTGCTCCTGCAGGGTTAAACTGAGCCTGATCAAAATAGATTGATAATGAAGCAAAGGTATTATCGATATAACCACCGGTAAAGTTTTTTGAGCGGATGTATCGCGTACGATCCGTAAATAATGCTTCGATATTTATATAGTCTGCATGGTCGTCATCGCGATAACCACTGCGACTATTCTGTGTTCCTGTGTGATACTCATATTGATTACCATCTTCATCCGTTGCATAGCTTGAACTTTCACGATACGATTCATACTTTTGAAAGTTCACGTGCCGTTTGCGTCGTTTGAAGATCACGGAAAGACCAACAGCTAGAAATGTACTTGCCCAAAATAGGGTTCCTCCATTTCCGTGAATATTAAAATAAACACGGTTAATCCAAAGCGCCAAAGTAAGTGGATAAACAATCCCGAAGAAATTTAACTTAGGCATATTTGAAATTGCGAACGCTACTAAGGCTACCGTAAATGCAATCTTAAATGCATTGGGACCAAAACTATAAAGATTAAATGCACTACCAAATAATCCAAATGCCAGTAAGACTAGGACAAAGCCCCAGAAATAATCATTTTTTTTCATTAGATACTCTCCTCCTTTAATCGTTGTTTAATTTGTTGGAAATACATGCGTGATACATACGTTATCTTATGACTGTTATAAAATTGAACACTTCGAGATGAAGTAATATTACGTTCAAGTGAATCAATCTGATTAAGATTCACAATACTTGATTTGGATGCTCGCATAAATGAACTTGGCAAGGATGCCTCTAACTCATATAGGCGATAATGTGTGCGAAATGAATCTTTTGCTGTATGGACATAAACCGCATCGTCTTCAGTCTCGAAGAAACAAACTTCATCAAGATCAAGTGTAATATCCTTACCGCGGTGAACCGCGTTAATCGATTGGGTATCCAAAGTATGAATCATTTTCTCAATTTGAGGTGTCATTTCGCGACACTCTAAAACGATATCTTCTTCAAGATTCGGATTAATAATAACCTTTATATTCACGGATGTTCCTCCTGACTCTATTATAAATAATTATAATCGAATCGATACAAAAAAAGGGTAAGATGTCATAAATAAACCTTAAGTTGTTATTTTCGAATTGATC
This genomic stretch from Erysipelothrix rhusiopathiae harbors:
- a CDS encoding sugar O-acetyltransferase; protein product: MQMFEKMIRGDMYRSDDPTLMKLNLKAIQCTIRANQEANGTVRSDIYREILGSAPETFCICPGFACDYGVNIHLGDHFFANHNCVMLDVCEIRFGDYCMCGPNVQIYTATHPLDPSTRSSGWEYGKPVSIGKNVWLGGSCILLPGVSLGDNVVVGAGSVVTQSFGDNVVLAGNPAKIIKTIQ
- a CDS encoding phospholipase D-like domain-containing protein; its protein translation is MSNHLNLSRVDGDLYIGKGAGKEIMTCFNQSKQTIKIVSPYVNKDYVQKLIKQHQAGIATGLVFTWDYKQGQKANQDLAHTLFTQTRIKSDEALRKKRMGRFIALGWCFVNFIILAHAITLKGTVGFWFEMIAVVALFTANFKYFDHVHKTPIYSYSYEPNMPISIWKTNRYQKLHTKLYVVDDVAFIGSLNFTKNGFYSNYESCMSIHKKDEVIDLHHYIDSLLNDKECQQFYFNEIGKQYFEEPAY
- a CDS encoding ClbS/DfsB family four-helix bundle protein, which gives rise to MARPQTKETLLEAATVNFNKLNEFIDSLSEEERNAPFVLEDRDRNLRDVLCHLIEWHKMMIRWYQIGVIENGMPDIPAKGFTWKTTPELNHKIWEAYQNTTLEEALTEIQNTHAEVVSRIHNHTQESLFDRKVYPFTKTTTLGAYFISATSSHYDWALKKLRKQYKAMKRDTIG
- a CDS encoding B3/4 domain-containing protein, whose product is MKQFIITDDFWSLFPDACFGIVLAHDVQNKDLTPEAMTAISKFLDESHHEAQKYLTEDVLSQNAVVSVWRDAYQKFKTKKGARVSIEALLKRVSKGNTIGSINPLVDIYNAISLTYGLPCGGEDIDTFVGALQLIKTQGNDSFMALGDSEPDNTLPGEIAYVDDVGAVCRCWNWRDGQRTMLTDDTTNAFLIIECVDPTRRDDLEKATHHLATFVEQHLGGSVKSTIMDYENASLNLE
- a CDS encoding DUF7000 family protein, with translation MKTSINHRISQYQESINQHDMPSTHKYLIDTMNEIQRNFKLDSFTAKSVLNGYLDYTYFYFDDDFLRSQGLKLGLILNHQAMTFELWLMGRTKPIQKKYWNVFKDTPLNTFDEMPQWYIVAKDLVTHPNFEDLNALTQTLLKAIPIAYEQIHAYL
- a CDS encoding LiaF transmembrane domain-containing protein translates to MKKNDYFWGFVLVLLAFGLFGSAFNLYSFGPNAFKIAFTVALVAFAISNMPKLNFFGIVYPLTLALWINRVYFNIHGNGGTLFWASTFLAVGLSVIFKRRKRHVNFQKYESYRESSSYATDEDGNQYEYHTGTQNSRSGYRDDDHADYINIEALFTDRTRYIRSKNFTGGYIDNTFASLSIYFDQAQFNPAGAQLEVSCAFGQVKLFIPYNINVINNIDNTLASVSDPHRNTVVDGPTLTLTGDVTLGEIKIVYV
- a CDS encoding LytTR family DNA-binding domain-containing protein, whose amino-acid sequence is MNIKVIINPNLEEDIVLECREMTPQIEKMIHTLDTQSINAVHRGKDITLDLDEVCFFETEDDAVYVHTAKDSFRTHYRLYELEASLPSSFMRASKSSIVNLNQIDSLERNITSSRSVQFYNSHKITYVSRMYFQQIKQRLKEESI